One Pantoea trifolii DNA segment encodes these proteins:
- a CDS encoding ketose-bisphosphate aldolase → MLISMKEMLAPTREHRYAIGAFNVADSCFIRAVVEEAEATNTPAIISIHPSELEFVTDEFFGYVRERTLKSKVPFTIHLDHGASIAQVLRAIQCGFTSVMIDGSLLPYEENVALTKEVVKLAHAVGVSVEGELGTIGDTGTSVEGGVSKVIYTEPAQAEDFVQRTGVDTLAVAIGTAHGIYPKNMKPELQMHILRDISQRTPIPLVLHGGSANPDAEIAEAVTLGVGKINISSDMKFAYFDKLREILARETWWDPNVIYPDAIAAAKSVIRYKMNLFGGLGKASLYR, encoded by the coding sequence ATGTTGATTTCAATGAAAGAGATGTTGGCACCGACTCGTGAACACCGCTACGCGATTGGCGCATTTAACGTGGCCGACAGTTGCTTTATCCGTGCAGTGGTTGAGGAAGCCGAAGCGACCAACACCCCGGCGATTATCTCCATTCACCCGAGCGAACTGGAATTTGTCACCGATGAGTTCTTTGGCTACGTGCGCGAACGCACCCTGAAAAGCAAAGTGCCGTTCACCATCCACCTCGATCACGGCGCGTCCATTGCTCAGGTGCTGCGCGCCATTCAGTGCGGCTTTACTTCGGTGATGATCGATGGCTCGCTGCTGCCCTATGAAGAAAATGTGGCGCTGACCAAAGAAGTGGTAAAGCTGGCGCACGCGGTGGGCGTTTCGGTAGAAGGAGAACTTGGCACCATCGGCGATACCGGCACTTCAGTGGAAGGCGGTGTGAGTAAAGTGATCTACACCGAACCGGCGCAGGCAGAGGATTTTGTGCAGCGTACCGGCGTAGATACGCTGGCGGTGGCGATTGGCACCGCGCACGGCATCTACCCGAAAAATATGAAGCCTGAGCTGCAGATGCATATTCTCAGAGACATTTCACAGCGCACCCCCATTCCGTTGGTGCTGCACGGCGGTTCAGCCAATCCTGATGCTGAGATCGCGGAAGCGGTGACCCTGGGCGTGGGCAAAATCAATATTTCCAGCGACATGAAGTTCGCCTATTTCGACAAGCTGCGTGAGATTCTGGCGCGCGAAACCTGGTGGGATCCGAACGTGATTTATCCGGATGCGATTGCGGCGGCGAAGTCAGTGATTCGCTACAAGATGAATCTGTTTGGCGGGTTGGGTAAGGCGAGTTTGTATCGTTGA
- a CDS encoding transporter substrate-binding domain-containing protein, whose protein sequence is MKTAILSALLLVTGAAQAQSHLDDIRASKTLKVCTTGDYKPYSYLRSDGQYEGLDISMAQSLAASLGAKVQWVPTTWKTLSEDFVAKQCDIALGGVSVTLKRQQIAWFAQPLGVDGKIPLVRCDDKAKYQTVEQINKASVRVIEPAGGTNEAFVHSHLPQATLQLADNVGIFQQLVDNKADVMITDASEALFQQQHYPTLCAINPDKPMQYGEKAYMIPRDDMSWKLYVDQWLHLSTATGEYAQITQKWLGEK, encoded by the coding sequence ATGAAAACCGCGATACTGAGTGCATTACTTCTGGTGACTGGCGCTGCTCAGGCGCAATCCCACCTTGATGACATCCGCGCAAGCAAGACCTTAAAAGTTTGTACCACCGGCGATTACAAGCCTTATAGCTATTTGCGCAGCGATGGCCAATACGAAGGATTGGATATCAGCATGGCGCAATCGCTGGCGGCGAGCCTTGGCGCGAAAGTGCAGTGGGTGCCAACAACCTGGAAAACCCTGAGCGAGGATTTTGTCGCGAAGCAGTGTGATATCGCACTGGGCGGCGTATCGGTCACGCTTAAGCGTCAGCAGATTGCCTGGTTCGCCCAGCCGCTCGGCGTCGATGGCAAAATTCCGCTGGTACGCTGCGATGACAAAGCGAAATACCAGACGGTTGAGCAGATCAACAAGGCAAGCGTGAGGGTTATAGAACCAGCGGGCGGCACCAACGAAGCCTTCGTACACAGCCATTTACCACAGGCAACGCTGCAGCTGGCTGACAACGTGGGGATTTTCCAGCAGTTAGTCGATAACAAAGCGGATGTGATGATCACCGATGCGTCTGAAGCGCTGTTCCAGCAGCAGCATTATCCCACGCTGTGCGCCATCAATCCGGACAAACCGATGCAGTACGGCGAGAAGGCCTACATGATCCCGCGCGATGATATGAGCTGGAAGCTGTATGTCGATCAGTGGCTGCATCTCAGCACCGCCACCGGCGAATACGCCCAGATTACTCAGAAATGGTTAGGCGAGAAGTAG
- a CDS encoding NAD(P)H-dependent oxidoreductase, with protein MNFLIIDGGKTFAHSKGELNHTLTDVAASQLRDLGHQVQVTIADNNYNVAEEVQKYLDSDVVIYQMPGWWMGEPWTVKKYIDDVFTEGHGSLYASDGRTRSDAGKKYGSGGLIQGKKYMLSLTWNAPLEAFNDPEQFFEGVGVDGLYLHFHKANQFLGMEGLPTFICNDVIKMPDVPRDIERYRTHLSQIFA; from the coding sequence ATGAATTTTTTAATTATCGATGGCGGCAAAACCTTCGCCCATTCGAAAGGCGAGCTGAACCATACTTTGACTGACGTTGCAGCCAGCCAGCTGCGCGACCTTGGTCATCAGGTACAGGTGACTATCGCTGATAACAATTACAACGTGGCAGAAGAAGTGCAGAAGTACCTCGACAGCGATGTGGTGATTTATCAGATGCCGGGTTGGTGGATGGGCGAGCCGTGGACGGTGAAAAAATACATCGATGATGTCTTCACTGAAGGTCACGGTTCACTGTACGCCAGCGATGGCCGCACGCGTAGCGATGCCGGTAAAAAGTACGGTTCTGGCGGCCTGATTCAGGGCAAGAAATACATGTTGTCATTGACCTGGAACGCGCCGCTGGAAGCCTTTAACGATCCTGAGCAGTTCTTCGAAGGCGTGGGCGTGGATGGCTTATATCTGCACTTCCATAAAGCCAACCAGTTCCTCGGTATGGAAGGTTTGCCAACCTTTATCTGTAACGATGTGATTAAAATGCCGGACGTGCCGCGCGATATCGAACGTTATCGGACTCATCTCAGCCAGATCTTTGCTTAA
- a CDS encoding putative quinol monooxygenase gives MLTVVAEICVKPGRRQVVLDAINQLIPTVLKEDGCHQYDALVDHQAQVPWKQNSPDSIFMLELWESLRHLEQHQQMPHMDAHRALIKDDVVDVKILVLEAAK, from the coding sequence ATGTTAACCGTCGTTGCAGAAATTTGTGTCAAACCGGGCCGCCGTCAGGTGGTGCTAGATGCGATTAATCAGCTGATTCCAACCGTGCTGAAAGAAGATGGTTGCCATCAATATGACGCATTAGTGGATCATCAGGCACAAGTGCCGTGGAAACAGAATTCACCCGATTCGATTTTCATGCTGGAACTGTGGGAATCGCTGCGCCATCTGGAGCAGCATCAGCAGATGCCACATATGGATGCGCATCGCGCACTGATTAAAGATGACGTAGTGGATGTGAAGATTCTGGTGCTGGAAGCGGCTAAATAA
- a CDS encoding Ig-like domain-containing protein, translated as MANSSINEIAVQKIETINKKDFGWKDITAPKGENGKAEIIIDGVTTYVKVDAEGKWSFTPPEWAEGMHTVQITIIDEAGNRGPATSSIVNLDTKPPVAPEIWRVADNTGSDKGNLNPGDITDEAQPVLSGVGEPGSTVYIYDNNGTTPIASAKVNGMGAWTVTPDLADGDHSLTATVKDAGKHESPASAAFNLKIEAGIVVMAENSASEVEHHIEPAATTNDFGTFANAFERHQKSNVISISRTADPYDTIEITINNTVTLIETGADGKWSFSSDALPDGVYFFQYRVRDDAGNWGLIPTQMIFHIEAENPEAPQILRVIDDEGQIDHLTSGQYTDDKTPTLSGVAQPGSLVFIYGATATPIGSVTAGNDGRWSFTPTLTTDDTYVFSAAYEDSYGRMSPKSDNFILKLDATAPSAPEISEAFDDFDKTAILHSGDKTDDTTPKLSGVADAGSIVRIWDGNQLIGSTVANSRGQWSYEVDQELAEGSHSLRVDSVSKGGSASAKSDEFILIVDTSSPPPAEISEIVANNGSTERPLVSGDATNDDTPVLRGTGKEGEIVHVYDGDDVINSTVVKADGTWEIELDPLDESSHELKIKIEDPATGKESDFSTPVIIVVDLTPPNKPGVPEIIDNTGGDNGPVQPGTPIDETKPEFKGGGANPGDTVEVVIIDENGDEKVIGTGIVDAGGNWTVTPTDPIDDGEYEVVVDITDPAGNTSDRSDPIDLIIDTQVPDEIVNFELWDDVGIETGVIHEGGFTDDKSPTVRGTGEEGSKVIIWDGNTEIGSAVVTNGEWSYELQDLTEGAHNIRVQPVSASGVPGPINAGINFEVDVTPPGGGSFLDGTFVDKDGFTKPLDLTPRKDGTLTPVNGQVLTLNGSGVEDGTTVVLYGDAARTLVLGSAVVTNGEWKLETIELEERSYDFSFGYRDLAGNETAGSETFTLVIDVTPPGAVDPGDLFPDSVNDILMTMSLNDILGMSDDSLFIDNGKTQLMIADAGKEVALEDILPKGEEVSNWSQANGTVTVAGVEYNVYQNNAGDAEVMVPQHLIQEQH; from the coding sequence ATGGCTAATAGCAGCATCAATGAAATTGCAGTGCAGAAAATAGAGACCATCAACAAAAAAGATTTTGGCTGGAAAGATATCACTGCTCCAAAAGGTGAAAATGGAAAAGCTGAAATTATCATCGACGGCGTTACGACTTATGTGAAAGTTGACGCAGAAGGTAAGTGGTCATTCACTCCTCCTGAGTGGGCTGAAGGCATGCATACCGTTCAAATCACCATTATTGATGAAGCAGGTAACCGTGGACCGGCAACTTCATCAATTGTTAATCTGGATACCAAACCGCCAGTAGCCCCCGAAATTTGGCGTGTAGCAGATAACACCGGCAGTGATAAAGGTAATTTGAATCCAGGCGATATTACTGATGAGGCTCAACCAGTACTTTCAGGTGTAGGAGAACCGGGTTCAACCGTTTATATCTACGATAATAACGGCACAACTCCAATTGCTTCCGCGAAAGTGAATGGCATGGGTGCATGGACCGTTACACCAGATCTGGCCGATGGCGACCACAGCCTGACCGCTACCGTAAAAGATGCGGGTAAACATGAAAGTCCCGCATCTGCAGCTTTTAATCTTAAAATTGAAGCGGGCATCGTGGTCATGGCCGAAAATTCAGCGTCAGAGGTTGAGCATCACATTGAGCCAGCAGCAACCACTAACGATTTCGGCACTTTCGCAAACGCGTTTGAAAGACACCAAAAGAGCAACGTGATCAGTATATCTCGTACCGCCGACCCTTATGACACGATTGAGATCACGATTAACAATACCGTAACCCTCATCGAAACAGGTGCAGATGGAAAATGGTCATTCAGCTCTGATGCACTGCCTGATGGCGTCTACTTCTTCCAGTATCGAGTGCGTGATGATGCAGGTAACTGGGGTCTTATACCAACTCAAATGATTTTCCACATTGAAGCTGAAAATCCTGAAGCACCACAAATTTTGCGCGTCATTGACGATGAAGGCCAAATTGACCATTTAACGTCAGGTCAATATACCGATGACAAAACGCCAACCTTGTCAGGCGTTGCTCAACCGGGATCGCTGGTATTCATCTATGGCGCCACTGCTACCCCAATTGGCAGTGTTACAGCAGGCAATGATGGCCGCTGGAGCTTTACCCCAACGCTGACTACTGATGATACTTATGTCTTCAGCGCGGCATACGAGGATAGCTATGGTCGTATGAGCCCGAAATCTGACAACTTCATCCTGAAGCTGGATGCAACGGCACCCAGCGCACCAGAGATTAGTGAAGCTTTTGATGATTTTGATAAAACCGCCATATTGCATTCGGGAGATAAAACCGATGACACCACGCCTAAGCTCTCTGGCGTAGCGGATGCCGGTTCCATTGTGCGTATTTGGGATGGTAATCAACTCATTGGTAGCACTGTTGCTAATAGTCGCGGTCAATGGAGCTATGAGGTGGATCAGGAACTGGCTGAAGGCTCACACTCCCTGCGTGTAGACTCGGTCTCAAAAGGGGGGAGTGCTTCTGCTAAATCCGATGAATTTATTCTGATCGTTGATACTTCATCTCCACCACCAGCGGAAATCAGTGAAATTGTTGCTAACAACGGGAGTACCGAGCGTCCTCTGGTTAGCGGAGATGCAACCAATGATGATACGCCTGTACTGCGCGGAACCGGTAAAGAAGGTGAGATTGTTCACGTTTATGACGGTGATGATGTTATTAATTCAACGGTGGTTAAAGCTGACGGCACATGGGAAATCGAACTGGATCCGCTGGATGAGAGTTCACATGAGCTGAAGATTAAAATCGAGGATCCTGCAACCGGAAAAGAGTCTGATTTCTCTACTCCAGTGATTATCGTGGTGGATCTCACGCCACCAAATAAACCGGGTGTACCTGAAATTATTGATAATACCGGTGGGGACAATGGCCCGGTGCAGCCAGGAACGCCAATTGACGAAACCAAGCCTGAATTCAAGGGGGGTGGCGCTAACCCGGGTGATACCGTTGAAGTCGTTATCATTGACGAAAATGGAGATGAGAAAGTCATTGGAACCGGCATCGTAGATGCAGGTGGCAACTGGACAGTGACACCAACGGATCCAATTGATGATGGTGAATATGAGGTAGTCGTTGATATCACCGATCCAGCAGGTAACACATCCGATCGTTCAGACCCCATTGATCTGATCATTGATACCCAAGTACCAGATGAAATTGTCAATTTTGAACTGTGGGATGATGTTGGCATCGAAACCGGTGTAATTCATGAAGGTGGTTTCACCGACGATAAATCCCCAACCGTGCGCGGTACTGGTGAAGAGGGTTCTAAAGTCATTATCTGGGATGGCAACACAGAAATTGGTTCTGCCGTGGTCACCAATGGCGAGTGGAGCTATGAGCTGCAAGATCTGACTGAAGGCGCGCATAACATCCGTGTTCAGCCTGTCAGCGCATCAGGCGTTCCTGGCCCAATTAACGCTGGTATCAACTTTGAGGTGGATGTGACTCCTCCTGGCGGTGGTAGCTTCCTGGACGGTACTTTCGTTGACAAAGATGGATTTACTAAACCGTTGGATTTAACACCCAGAAAAGACGGTACCTTAACACCGGTTAATGGCCAGGTGCTGACGCTGAACGGTAGCGGTGTAGAAGATGGCACCACTGTTGTACTTTATGGCGATGCTGCGCGCACTTTAGTACTCGGCAGCGCTGTAGTGACTAATGGCGAGTGGAAACTGGAGACCATTGAGCTTGAAGAACGCAGTTATGACTTCTCCTTCGGCTACCGCGATTTAGCCGGTAATGAAACTGCGGGTAGCGAAACGTTCACGCTGGTCATTGACGTTACGCCTCCTGGCGCTGTTGATCCGGGCGATCTGTTCCCGGATTCAGTGAATGACATTCTGATGACTATGTCTCTGAATGACATCCTGGGAATGAGCGATGATTCCCTGTTCATTGACAACGGTAAAACCCAGTTGATGATTGCTGACGCAGGTAAAGAAGTTGCTCTGGAAGACATCTTGCCGAAAGGTGAAGAAGTGAGTAACTGGAGCCAGGCAAATGGCACCGTAACCGTGGCAGGCGTTGAATATAACGTTTACCAGAACAACGCTGGCGATGCTGAAGTAATGGTTCCTCAGCACCTGATTCAAGAACAGCACTAA
- a CDS encoding OmpA family protein — protein MKIKRIAIVAVLASLSVTTGIQAQTVFGKSWQSMPAAASDQTKVVYYRTADNNKKAAHIYVDGEFQTALLSGGYTVFCLKPGMHSLGSYTDDAPRYRGKQQQQWRDSLAAGKTYYVTASLDGSGRPHVVETSVAQQQLMGARQQAHLLSRASSVISCKVDAAQSYDNYEFSSDLLFNFASASGNDISAQGHNAIQQFAHQMKRNGKLNPHIIVTGFTDPIGDNESNLKLGQRRADTIKKLLVNNGLSSDNIQSQSMGESQVSKQCSGSLKQQRLCYASERRVIISVENK, from the coding sequence ATGAAGATTAAACGTATTGCTATTGTCGCTGTTCTTGCATCATTGTCCGTAACGACGGGAATTCAAGCGCAAACTGTTTTTGGGAAATCATGGCAATCAATGCCAGCAGCGGCGTCCGATCAAACCAAAGTTGTGTATTATCGCACTGCTGATAATAATAAAAAAGCTGCACATATCTATGTGGATGGTGAATTCCAAACCGCCCTTTTATCGGGAGGATACACGGTGTTTTGTCTTAAGCCAGGTATGCATTCATTAGGAAGCTACACCGATGATGCGCCACGCTATCGAGGTAAACAACAACAGCAGTGGCGGGATTCATTGGCTGCGGGAAAAACCTACTATGTCACTGCAAGTCTTGATGGCTCTGGCCGCCCACATGTTGTAGAAACCTCTGTGGCGCAGCAACAGTTGATGGGTGCCCGGCAGCAAGCGCATTTGCTTTCCCGTGCCTCGTCCGTTATCTCATGTAAGGTGGACGCCGCTCAATCTTACGATAATTACGAGTTTTCATCTGATCTGTTATTTAATTTCGCCAGTGCCAGCGGTAACGATATTTCTGCTCAAGGCCATAACGCTATTCAGCAATTCGCGCATCAAATGAAACGCAATGGTAAATTGAATCCGCATATTATCGTTACAGGTTTTACCGATCCTATTGGTGATAATGAGAGTAACCTAAAATTAGGCCAACGCCGCGCTGATACAATTAAGAAATTATTAGTCAATAATGGTTTAAGTAGTGACAATATTCAATCGCAAAGTATGGGTGAAAGCCAGGTTTCTAAACAGTGCTCTGGGTCATTAAAACAGCAGCGTTTGTGCTATGCAAGCGAGCGTCGAGTAATAATCAGTGTAGAGAATAAATAA
- a CDS encoding Ig-like domain-containing protein, with the protein MNVSPVSVAVIDKKTITKAEVMRAGKDGKSAKIQAITNGKYLLTQGNDGVAPENITVKRVGKNLLVMLEGSDSNNPDLIIEDFFAKSGSLVGKAEDGEMHEYVATDGHADHEAAALVDGETAALALSEGTVDTDSGYALASGFEWSPALIALGGLAAIAAAAGLGYVAAKEQYQDSNNSGKSGKGGDGGKGGDDGKGGGDNGGGNVSVPVVNGIFDDVGSITGLIAKGSRTDDTTPTLNGTGTKGNVIEVWDGTIKIGETTVGENGTWSFTPGKALGAGSHSITTRERNEKGVVGESSEAWGFVIDLTAPAKGTIGGMFDDSTNPPKEITKDGVTKDSTPSLSGKAEAGSTVEIWKNGQLQGTAKTDSEGNWKFTCPKLADGKHDFSIVVVDQVGNKSLPSDAWIVEIDTIAPENKGIGAIKDSNEKPIENSDETEDSTPTFSGVGEKGDIVKIIDNGKVIGSTVIDDKGEWTFTPEKALENGKHEFQIIVVDPAGNQSQLSEKVVVDINDPNAPIDPVPGDEVIPDPNVPVTGVIGDVYRDEKLEGGQKFHIGKTPIASGEAVNDSTIFVGGTGVAGDIVYIWINGADNHFYLSSTVDAKGKWSIATPDLPDDKYSIEAAFKDAEGVVTSKTPAFEVKIDTIPPGAVDPGDLFPDSIGHINIADLLSDQQDTLFGEPQEGNVLSQHLDESALNNIMSDFNVNHSTLNGVVSLDVSSVDNHLEFRDLSE; encoded by the coding sequence ATGAACGTTTCGCCCGTAAGTGTTGCGGTTATCGACAAAAAAACGATAACAAAAGCAGAAGTCATGCGTGCTGGCAAAGATGGAAAATCAGCAAAAATTCAAGCTATTACCAATGGCAAATATCTTCTTACGCAGGGTAATGACGGCGTTGCGCCAGAAAACATTACCGTTAAACGCGTAGGAAAAAACTTGTTAGTCATGCTGGAAGGTTCAGATAGCAATAACCCAGATTTGATCATCGAAGACTTCTTCGCCAAATCGGGTTCCCTCGTAGGGAAAGCAGAAGATGGCGAAATGCATGAATACGTTGCAACCGATGGACATGCTGACCACGAAGCTGCAGCCCTTGTCGATGGCGAAACCGCCGCGCTAGCTCTGAGCGAAGGCACTGTTGATACCGATTCTGGTTATGCGCTGGCCTCGGGCTTTGAATGGTCACCAGCGCTGATTGCTTTGGGTGGTTTGGCTGCTATTGCCGCCGCCGCAGGCCTTGGTTACGTAGCCGCGAAAGAACAGTATCAGGACAGCAACAATAGCGGTAAGAGTGGTAAAGGCGGAGACGGCGGTAAAGGTGGCGATGACGGCAAAGGTGGCGGTGACAACGGTGGCGGTAATGTAAGCGTTCCGGTGGTGAATGGCATATTCGACGATGTAGGTAGCATCACTGGGCTGATCGCTAAAGGTAGCCGAACTGATGACACCACGCCAACTCTGAATGGTACTGGTACCAAAGGAAACGTGATTGAAGTATGGGATGGCACCATCAAAATTGGTGAAACGACCGTTGGTGAAAATGGCACCTGGTCTTTCACACCAGGAAAAGCCTTGGGCGCAGGTAGCCACAGCATTACTACCCGTGAGCGCAATGAAAAAGGCGTAGTGGGCGAATCAAGTGAAGCATGGGGTTTTGTCATTGATCTGACTGCACCAGCAAAAGGTACCATTGGTGGCATGTTCGACGACAGTACGAATCCACCAAAAGAAATTACAAAAGATGGCGTGACCAAAGACAGTACGCCAAGTCTTTCAGGTAAAGCTGAAGCTGGCTCTACGGTTGAAATCTGGAAAAATGGTCAATTGCAGGGCACCGCGAAAACGGATAGTGAAGGTAATTGGAAATTCACCTGCCCAAAATTAGCCGACGGAAAACATGATTTCAGCATTGTGGTCGTTGATCAGGTAGGTAATAAATCTTTGCCGTCAGATGCCTGGATCGTTGAGATTGATACCATTGCGCCTGAAAATAAAGGTATTGGTGCAATTAAAGATAGCAATGAAAAACCGATTGAAAACAGTGATGAAACTGAAGACAGCACGCCGACGTTTTCTGGTGTGGGTGAGAAAGGTGATATCGTCAAAATAATCGACAACGGCAAAGTTATAGGAAGCACCGTTATTGATGACAAAGGCGAGTGGACCTTTACACCGGAAAAAGCTTTAGAAAACGGTAAACATGAATTCCAAATCATCGTTGTTGATCCCGCCGGTAATCAATCTCAGCTTTCTGAAAAAGTCGTCGTTGATATCAATGATCCAAATGCACCCATCGATCCCGTACCCGGTGATGAAGTTATTCCCGATCCAAATGTGCCAGTAACCGGTGTGATTGGTGATGTTTATCGCGATGAGAAGTTGGAAGGTGGTCAAAAATTCCATATCGGTAAGACACCTATTGCGAGCGGTGAAGCAGTAAATGATTCGACCATCTTTGTTGGTGGTACCGGAGTTGCCGGAGATATCGTTTATATTTGGATAAATGGGGCTGATAACCACTTTTATCTTTCTTCCACAGTCGATGCTAAAGGAAAGTGGAGCATCGCAACACCAGATCTTCCAGACGATAAATATAGCATTGAGGCTGCTTTCAAGGATGCAGAAGGTGTTGTAACGTCTAAAACGCCTGCATTTGAAGTTAAAATTGACACTATACCGCCAGGAGCTGTTGATCCAGGTGATCTTTTCCCTGATTCAATAGGTCATATTAATATTGCTGATCTACTTTCAGATCAACAAGACACACTGTTTGGCGAACCCCAGGAAGGAAATGTGCTGTCTCAACATCTTGATGAAAGTGCTTTAAATAACATTATGTCTGATTTTAATGTCAATCATTCCACCCTTAATGGAGTGGTTTCATTAGATGTCTCTTCAGTTGATAATCACCTGGAATTTCGTGACTTATCTGAATAA
- a CDS encoding LysR substrate-binding domain-containing protein has product MKITLEELRAWVAVVDTGSITSAAEQLDQTSSGVSRALSRLESKLQTTLMHRTTRRLALTEEGMIFLDHARQILASVEQAEEQIAQRRDIPSGRLRVNANTPFTLHVIVPLVAEFRQQYPHIQLELNTDDIVIDLLEQQTDIAIRIGELRDSTLRARVLGSSAIRLLASPAYLDKFGTPESVEALANHQLLGFSQLDAHNVWPVWQREGEFLRIKPTLSASSGETLRQLALAGQGIVRLSDFVSRDDRVNGRLIPVLETETREQRLPVHAVYYRNQSLTSRITCFLDFLRKKIQENHLL; this is encoded by the coding sequence TTGAAAATCACACTGGAAGAGTTGCGTGCCTGGGTTGCGGTGGTGGATACGGGATCAATCACGTCAGCTGCAGAGCAACTCGATCAAACCAGCTCTGGTGTGAGCCGTGCACTTAGCCGCCTGGAAAGCAAGCTGCAAACCACCTTAATGCATCGCACAACGCGTCGGCTGGCATTGACCGAAGAGGGGATGATTTTTCTCGATCACGCACGGCAGATTCTCGCTTCAGTCGAACAGGCCGAAGAACAAATCGCACAGCGCCGGGATATTCCTTCCGGACGCCTACGCGTCAATGCTAATACGCCATTTACCCTGCACGTTATTGTGCCGCTAGTGGCAGAGTTTCGTCAGCAGTATCCGCATATTCAACTGGAACTGAACACTGACGATATCGTTATCGACCTGCTGGAGCAGCAAACAGACATCGCCATTCGCATCGGCGAGTTACGTGATTCGACACTACGCGCGCGTGTTCTTGGAAGCAGCGCCATACGCTTATTGGCCAGCCCGGCTTATCTCGATAAATTCGGCACCCCTGAAAGCGTGGAAGCGCTGGCGAATCACCAACTGCTGGGGTTTAGTCAGCTCGATGCGCATAACGTCTGGCCGGTATGGCAGCGTGAGGGGGAGTTCCTGCGTATTAAACCCACGCTATCTGCCTCCAGCGGTGAAACGCTGCGTCAACTGGCGTTGGCCGGGCAAGGTATCGTGCGTTTATCCGATTTTGTCAGTCGGGATGATCGTGTTAACGGGCGTTTAATCCCGGTTTTAGAAACCGAGACCCGTGAACAACGTCTACCTGTCCACGCGGTCTATTATCGCAATCAATCCCTTACCTCACGCATTACCTGTTTTTTGGATTTTTTACGCAAAAAAATTCAGGAAAATCATCTGTTATAG